A window of the Lolium perenne isolate Kyuss_39 chromosome 7, Kyuss_2.0, whole genome shotgun sequence genome harbors these coding sequences:
- the LOC127314339 gene encoding auxin-induced protein 15A-like encodes MAGKLYQLMSRLHMARSQSSSAADVPRGHFAVYVGEQRRRFVIPTAYLRNPSFLVLLKRVEEEFGFDHPAAGGLTIPCSEGDFADIVGSAAVDHH; translated from the coding sequence ATGGCGGGGAAACTCTACCAGCTCATGTCAAGGCTGCACATGGCGAGGAGCCAGTCATCCTCTGCGGCGGACGTGCCGAGAGGGCACTTCGCGGTGTACGTCGGGGAGCAGCGGAGGCGGTTCGTGATCCCGACGGCGTACCTGAGGAATCCGTCCTTCCTCGTGCTGCTCAAGAGGGTGGAGGAAGAGTTCGGCTTTGACCACCCTGCCGCCGGCGGCCTCACCATCCCCTGTTCGGAGGGCGACTTCGCCGACATCGTCGGCTCCGCAGCGGTGGATCACCACTAG